One stretch of Arachis hypogaea cultivar Tifrunner chromosome 20, arahy.Tifrunner.gnm2.J5K5, whole genome shotgun sequence DNA includes these proteins:
- the LOC112782856 gene encoding amino acid transporter AVT6C: MSPAAGVNVPLLPESTGSSTQPASVSGAVFNVATTIVGAGIMSIPAILKVLGVIPAFAMIAVIAVLAEVSVEFLLRFTHSGKTTTYAGVMREAFGTFGALAVQVCVIVTNIGALILYLIIIGDVLSGKGNEGGEVHLGLLQQWFGIHWWNSREFALFITLVFVMLPLVLYKRVESLKYSSAVSTFLAVVFVAICSGMAVVAVLQGKTQTPRLFPRLDYQTSFFDLFTAVPVVVTAFTFHFNVHPIGFELAKASHMTKAVRLALMLCAVIYFAIGLFGYLLFGDSTQSDILINFDQNAGSAVGSLLNGVVRISYALHIMLVFPLLNFSLRANIDELLFPKKPMLANDNKRFVILTLVLLVVSYLAAIAIPDIWYFFQFLGSTTALCLAFVFPGAIVLRDAYEVSTRRDKIIALVMIILAVVTSVMAISTNVYNALSSKS, encoded by the exons ATGTCGCCGGCGGCGGGTGTCAACGTCCCCCTCCTGCCGGAATCCACTGGATCCTCTACTCAACCGGCGTCAGTCTCTGGCGCCGTCTTCAACGTGGCGACGACCATCGTCGGAGCAGGAATCATGTCGATCCCGGCGATCCTAAAGGTCCTCGGCGTTATACCTGCGTTCGCCATGATTGCAGTGATCGCAGTTCTCGCTGAAGTGTCAGTTGAGTTTCTGTTGAGGTTCACGCACTCCGGCAAAACGACGACGTACGCCGGCGTCATGAGAGAAGCGTTCGGAACCTTCGGAGCACTTGCCGTACAAGTTTGTGTCATCGTCACAAACATTGGAGCCTTGATTCTATACCTAATTATTATTG GGGATGTGCTATCTGGAAAGGGAAATGAAGGTGGAGAAGTGCACTTGGGCCTTCTGCAGCAGTGGTTTGGGATTCATTGGTGGAATTCCAGGGAATTTGCTTTGTTCATAACCTTGGTCTTTGTTATGCTTCCATTGGTCTTGTACAAACGTGTAG AATCCTTGAAGTACAGTTCAGCAGTGTCAACTTTTCTGGCAGTGGTGTTTGTTGCAATATGTTCTGGGATGGCAGTTGTTGCAGTCTTgcaaggaaaaacacaaacccCAAGATTGTTTCCTCGCTTAGATTACCAAACATCCTTCTTTGATCTCTTCACGGCAGTTCCAGTTGTAGTTACGGCCTTCACATTTCATTTCAATG TGCATCCAATTGGGTTTGAGCTTGCCAAGGCATCCCACATGACCAAAGCGGTTCGACTAGCCTTGATGCTCTGTGCTGTCATATACTTTGCAATCGGTCTATTCGGGTACCTCTTATTCGGAGACTCGACACAATCGGACATTCTGATCAATTTCGATCAGAATGCTGGTTCTGCAGTTGGTTCCTTGCTCAATGGTGTGGTCCGCATAAGCTATGCATTACACATCATGCTGGTGTTTCCTCTTTTGAACTTCTCCCTGAGAGCCAACATAGATGAACTCCTCTTCCCCAAGAAGCCTATGCTTGCCAATGACAACAAAAGATTTGTGATCCTTACTCTGGTGCTTCTAGTCGTCAGCTACCTTGCTGCCATAGCTATTCCGGATATTTGGTACTTCTTTCAGTTTCTGGGATCCACAACTGCGTTGTGCCTTGCCTTTGTTTTCCCAGGAGCTATTGTTTTAAG GGATGCTTATGAGGTATCAACGAGAAGGGACAAAATTATAGCACTAGTTATGATTATACTAGCTGTAGTAACAAGTGTGATGGCCATTTCCACCAATGTATATAATGCTTTGAGTAGCAAGTCATGA